In Deinococcus puniceus, one genomic interval encodes:
- the dnaE gene encoding DNA polymerase III subunit alpha, with product MTAPDLAPPFHIHLPDGSCCTPDAPKIPRFAHLHQHTQYSLLDGAAKLKDLLKWVKEITPNDPACAMTDHGNMHGAVHFYNYAVGMGVKPILGYEAYVVPGFGTRRDKKPGVSGEKGIFHLTLLARTFEGYQNLCRLSSRGYTEGYYYKPRIDHELLQEHSKGVIAFSGCLGSEVQQLLMHGREAEARERMLWYRDLFGENYYIEIQNHGIDHQARINPILKAWAQELGIGMVATNDGHYVKKEDASAHDTLLAIQTKAMLADENRFRFQCDDFYVKTLDEMQVALPVAEWGEEPFDNTARIAALCDVQLPVGNKRVYQMPALPIPQGRTMSEELRVQTYRGTVKRYPAHATESLLRDYAVRSLAELGTDDAARVLARVDGCDATTCDLETLLTLIAFLGSEWEARGKAAGEKYTPYPALVKMEAEAEAGTLPPYAHEDCRKAQKRDSDTSIELDPTADDSETTRAHHLHALTILRRAEYELSVINNMGFPDYLLIVADYINWAKDQDISVGPGRGSGAGSLVCYAMRITNLDPLEFDLLFERFLNPDRISMPDLDIDFNDARRAEVIQYVQDKYGEDKVALISTFGTMASKACLKDVARVMGLEYAKVDKVSKLIPIKFGKSYSLEQARESVPDIQQLLADDAQLLEAYEFAQKLEGLTRHASVHAAGVVIGRDKLTDLVPVMRDTSGVGMVCQYDMKAVEDIGLIKMDFLGLRTLSFLDEAKRIMRESQKIEIDFDAIPFDDEKTFELLSRGDTKGVFQLEGAGIADASRRLKPRRLADIIALSALYRPGPMENIPTYVRRHHGLEQVDYVRDGFPNSAQWLEKILSETYGIPVYQEQIMQIASEVAGFSLGGADLLRRAMGKKDTAEMARQRQIFVDGAEINKVPKEEGNKLFDLLDAFANYGFNKSHSAAYGVISYQTAWLKANYPVEFMAALLTVERRDSDKVAEYVSDARKMDVKVLPPDINRSNADFAVAGEEIYFGMYAIKGLGEAAVLRILEERERAGTFKSLADFCSRLGNKVCNRKALESLIKSGAFDLFGERRQLMESLEDAMEDAAGTAEINARAQSGMSMMFGTEEVKKERPLRTGVDAYTDLQRLSIEKEALGLYISGHPLEQHEGLREAASCRISDLDTWFTTQNVAPGKRIKAVLAGMIESVVKKPTKSGGMMARFILADESGQTELVAFSRAYDRIQDKLVNDMPALVIVELESEDGGLRAIAEEVVSVEQLGEVPKVMYVTIDLETASPDAVGEFQSVLDEHAGNMPTYLRLETPEQFVVYQLDHAMGSPQAIKVLNQTFPWADAYLAYDQQTILGRFAPKPPAWMNKQGGGRGMQA from the coding sequence ATGACCGCGCCCGATCTGGCCCCCCCGTTTCACATTCATCTGCCGGACGGCTCCTGCTGCACCCCCGACGCTCCCAAGATTCCCCGCTTCGCGCACCTGCACCAGCACACGCAATACAGCCTGCTGGACGGGGCCGCCAAGCTGAAAGACCTGCTGAAGTGGGTCAAGGAAATCACGCCCAACGACCCCGCCTGTGCCATGACCGATCACGGCAACATGCACGGCGCGGTGCATTTTTACAACTACGCGGTGGGCATGGGCGTGAAGCCGATTCTGGGCTACGAAGCCTACGTCGTCCCCGGCTTCGGCACGCGCCGTGACAAAAAACCCGGTGTCAGCGGCGAAAAGGGAATCTTTCACCTGACGCTGCTGGCCCGCACCTTCGAGGGCTATCAGAACCTCTGCCGCCTCAGCTCTCGCGGCTACACCGAGGGGTATTACTACAAGCCCCGCATCGACCACGAACTGTTGCAGGAGCACTCCAAGGGCGTCATCGCCTTTTCCGGCTGCCTAGGTTCCGAGGTACAGCAACTGCTGATGCACGGGCGCGAGGCCGAGGCGCGGGAACGGATGCTGTGGTACCGCGACCTATTTGGCGAAAACTATTACATCGAGATTCAGAACCACGGTATAGACCATCAGGCCCGCATCAACCCGATTCTGAAGGCGTGGGCGCAGGAACTCGGCATCGGCATGGTCGCCACCAATGACGGCCATTACGTGAAAAAAGAGGACGCCTCGGCCCACGATACGCTGCTGGCAATTCAGACCAAAGCCATGCTGGCCGATGAGAACCGCTTCCGCTTCCAGTGCGACGACTTTTACGTCAAGACTCTGGACGAAATGCAAGTGGCCCTTCCGGTGGCCGAGTGGGGCGAGGAACCCTTCGACAACACCGCCCGGATTGCCGCCCTATGCGACGTGCAACTTCCGGTGGGCAACAAGCGCGTGTACCAGATGCCCGCGCTGCCCATTCCGCAGGGCCGCACCATGTCCGAGGAACTGCGAGTGCAGACCTACCGGGGCACCGTCAAGCGCTACCCGGCGCACGCCACCGAAAGTCTGCTTAGAGACTACGCCGTGCGGTCTTTGGCCGAACTGGGTACGGATGATGCCGCCCGTGTTCTGGCCCGTGTGGACGGCTGCGACGCCACCACCTGTGACTTAGAGACCCTGCTGACGCTGATCGCCTTCTTGGGCAGCGAGTGGGAGGCACGCGGTAAGGCGGCAGGCGAGAAATACACGCCGTACCCGGCATTGGTGAAGATGGAGGCGGAAGCCGAAGCAGGCACGCTGCCCCCTTACGCGCACGAGGATTGCCGCAAGGCCCAAAAACGCGACTCCGACACCTCTATTGAACTCGACCCCACCGCCGACGACTCCGAAACCACCCGCGCCCACCACCTGCACGCGCTGACCATCCTGCGCCGCGCCGAGTACGAACTGAGCGTCATCAACAACATGGGGTTCCCCGATTACCTCCTGATCGTGGCCGATTACATCAACTGGGCCAAAGATCAGGACATCAGCGTGGGGCCGGGGCGCGGTTCGGGCGCAGGCTCGCTGGTGTGCTACGCCATGCGGATCACCAACCTCGATCCCCTCGAATTCGACTTGCTGTTCGAACGGTTCCTGAATCCTGACCGAATCTCGATGCCCGACCTCGATATCGACTTCAACGATGCCCGCCGCGCCGAGGTCATTCAGTACGTGCAGGACAAGTACGGCGAGGACAAGGTGGCGCTGATTTCCACCTTTGGGACGATGGCGAGTAAGGCCTGCCTGAAAGACGTGGCCCGCGTGATGGGGCTGGAATACGCCAAAGTCGATAAAGTGAGTAAGCTGATTCCGATCAAATTCGGCAAAAGCTACAGCCTAGAGCAGGCCCGCGAATCGGTGCCCGACATTCAGCAACTGCTGGCCGACGACGCGCAACTGCTGGAAGCCTACGAGTTCGCGCAAAAGCTGGAAGGCCTGACCCGTCACGCTTCAGTTCACGCGGCGGGTGTGGTCATCGGGCGCGACAAACTGACCGACCTCGTGCCCGTCATGCGCGACACGTCGGGCGTGGGCATGGTCTGTCAGTACGACATGAAGGCCGTGGAAGACATCGGCCTGATCAAAATGGATTTTCTGGGCCTGCGAACCCTGTCCTTTTTGGATGAAGCCAAGCGCATCATGCGGGAATCCCAGAAGATCGAAATCGACTTCGACGCGATCCCCTTTGACGATGAAAAGACCTTTGAGTTGCTGAGCCGGGGCGACACCAAAGGGGTATTCCAATTGGAAGGCGCGGGGATTGCCGACGCTTCCCGCCGCCTGAAGCCCCGGCGTTTGGCCGACATTATCGCCCTGAGCGCTCTTTACCGCCCCGGCCCGATGGAAAACATTCCGACCTATGTGCGCCGTCATCACGGTCTAGAGCAAGTGGACTACGTGCGCGACGGTTTTCCCAACAGCGCCCAGTGGCTTGAAAAGATTCTGTCGGAAACTTACGGCATCCCGGTGTATCAAGAACAAATTATGCAGATCGCCTCGGAAGTCGCTGGATTCAGCTTGGGCGGGGCCGACTTGCTGCGCCGGGCGATGGGCAAGAAAGACACGGCAGAAATGGCGAGGCAGCGGCAGATTTTTGTAGACGGCGCAGAGATTAATAAAGTACCAAAGGAAGAAGGCAATAAACTCTTCGACTTGCTGGATGCGTTCGCGAACTACGGCTTCAACAAGTCCCATTCGGCGGCTTACGGCGTCATCTCCTATCAAACCGCGTGGTTGAAAGCCAACTACCCCGTAGAGTTTATGGCGGCCCTGCTCACGGTAGAGCGGCGCGATTCCGACAAGGTAGCCGAGTACGTCTCTGACGCCCGCAAGATGGATGTGAAGGTGTTGCCACCAGACATCAATAGGTCTAACGCCGATTTTGCGGTGGCGGGCGAGGAAATTTACTTCGGCATGTACGCCATCAAGGGCCTAGGCGAAGCGGCGGTGTTGAGGATTCTGGAGGAGCGCGAGCGGGCCGGAACGTTCAAGTCTCTGGCCGATTTCTGCTCACGCCTCGGCAACAAGGTCTGCAACCGCAAGGCGCTGGAAAGCCTGATCAAATCGGGGGCCTTCGACCTGTTTGGCGAGCGGCGGCAACTGATGGAGAGCCTTGAAGACGCGATGGAAGATGCGGCTGGCACGGCAGAAATCAACGCCCGCGCCCAAAGCGGTATGAGCATGATGTTCGGCACCGAAGAAGTGAAAAAAGAGCGGCCCCTCAGAACCGGAGTAGACGCATACACCGACCTTCAGCGCCTGTCCATCGAGAAAGAAGCGTTAGGCCTGTACATTTCCGGCCACCCGCTGGAGCAGCATGAGGGTCTGCGCGAGGCCGCCAGTTGCCGCATCAGCGATCTCGATACTTGGTTTACCACCCAAAATGTGGCCCCCGGCAAGCGCATTAAAGCGGTGTTGGCAGGCATGATCGAAAGCGTGGTGAAAAAGCCTACCAAATCGGGCGGCATGATGGCCCGCTTCATCTTGGCCGACGAGTCCGGGCAGACCGAACTGGTGGCCTTTTCCCGCGCCTATGACCGCATTCAGGACAAACTGGTGAACGATATGCCCGCGCTGGTGATCGTGGAACTGGAGTCGGAAGACGGCGGCCTGCGGGCCATTGCCGAAGAAGTGGTGAGCGTGGAGCAACTGGGCGAGGTGCCCAAAGTCATGTACGTGACCATAGACCTAGAAACGGCCAGCCCCGACGCGGTGGGTGAGTTTCAGAGCGTACTGGACGAACACGCGGGCAATATGCCGACTTACTTGCGCCTGGAGACGCCCGAACAGTTCGTGGTCTATCAGTTAGATCACGCGATGGGCAGCCCACAGGCCATTAAGGTGCTGAATCAGACTTTCCCTTGGGCCGATGCGTACTTGGCCTACGATCAGCAAACCATCTTGGGACGGTTCGCGCCCAAGCCGCCCGCGTGGATGAACAAGCAAGGTGGCGGGCGGGGCATGCAGGCTTGA
- the tmpR gene encoding bifunctional dihydropteridine reductase/dihydrofolate reductase TmpR: MSEVRSIGTALVTGAARGIGRALALALAAEGFNVAVHYRGSQADAQETARLCQLEGVQAVILQADLTQPQQARELVQRAHNALPGSPLAVLVNNVGNYVHKPLLDTSDAEWADMLGSNLNATFATCQAAAPLLRESGYGRIVNLGYAGASNMVARPGIVPYVIAKAGVLHLSRALAVVLAGSGVSVNVVSPGVIETSISQPLREIPAGRPGTVAELVDAALYFVRASDYVTGQELEVAGGWNL; this comes from the coding sequence ATGAGCGAAGTTCGTTCCATAGGCACGGCGCTGGTTACGGGTGCGGCACGCGGCATTGGGCGGGCGCTGGCTTTGGCGCTGGCCGCCGAGGGCTTTAACGTGGCCGTGCATTACCGGGGCAGCCAAGCCGATGCACAGGAAACGGCGCGGCTGTGCCAACTGGAAGGCGTGCAGGCCGTCATTCTTCAGGCCGACTTGACCCAGCCCCAACAGGCGCGGGAGCTGGTGCAGCGGGCGCACAACGCGCTGCCTGGTTCGCCGCTGGCCGTACTGGTCAACAACGTGGGCAACTACGTGCATAAGCCCTTGCTGGACACCTCCGATGCGGAATGGGCCGACATGTTGGGCAGCAACCTGAACGCCACGTTTGCCACCTGTCAGGCCGCCGCGCCGCTTCTGCGTGAATCGGGGTATGGCCGGATCGTCAATCTGGGCTATGCCGGGGCCAGCAACATGGTGGCCCGGCCCGGCATCGTGCCCTACGTGATCGCCAAAGCGGGCGTGCTGCACCTCTCGCGAGCCTTGGCAGTGGTGTTGGCAGGCAGCGGCGTTAGCGTCAATGTGGTGTCGCCGGGGGTGATCGAAACCAGCATCAGCCAACCCCTGCGCGAGATTCCGGCGGGGCGTCCGGGCACGGTGGCCGAACTGGTAGACGCCGCGCTGTACTTCGTGCGGGCCAGCGACTACGTGACCGGGCAAGAGTTGGAAGTAGCGGGGGGCTGGAATCTGTAG
- a CDS encoding NUDIX domain-containing protein: MDRPLVCVGVLVWGPDGRVLLVRTTKWRGSWGVPGGKVEWGETLETATKREFVEETGLVLRDVRYAQTQEAVLPTEFHKPSHMLLIDFFARADTFEIAPNEEIEAWAWVELGEAHTYPLNSFTRTLVDLALAQGEA; this comes from the coding sequence ATGGACAGGCCGCTGGTATGCGTGGGTGTGTTGGTGTGGGGGCCAGATGGCCGGGTGTTGCTGGTGAGAACGACCAAATGGCGCGGCTCTTGGGGCGTGCCGGGGGGCAAAGTGGAGTGGGGCGAAACGCTGGAAACGGCCACCAAGCGCGAGTTTGTGGAAGAAACGGGTCTGGTCTTGCGCGACGTTCGCTACGCACAAACGCAGGAAGCCGTGTTGCCTACGGAGTTTCACAAGCCCTCGCACATGCTGCTGATCGACTTTTTTGCGCGGGCCGACACGTTTGAGATTGCGCCTAACGAAGAAATAGAGGCGTGGGCATGGGTGGAACTGGGCGAGGCCCACACCTACCCGCTGAATTCGTTTACGCGCACGTTGGTTGATCTGGCGCTGGCTCAGGGTGAGGCATGA
- a CDS encoding ABC transporter permease subunit codes for MSIPEPVSIEAAPIQLEDVTVRLGSETVLSGVTLDVRRGEFLAIIGPSGGGKSTLLRVIAGLLKPQSGRVEVSSAPALVFQDYRLLPWRSALRNVQLPHDLGVGDLGKEGGLSAREALHLVGMDAYADYFPAQLSGGMRARVALARALAQSGDVLLLDEPFAALDALVRERFNAELRHLHEKTGRTTVLVTHSIREAATLADRVAVLRDGRIVDILDTRTKAVPPAPTVTEGRLRDLLGTGDSTRLRAERPPQRPRFPWAPAAALLVGLVLWELAARAIGVPLLLPAPAQVWAEFLKTPAEFAEAAWGTARIALLGALLGSLAGILIGYPLGKRPGLERLLSPYVIASQSTPIVVIAPLLITWFGFTLIPAILVSALSALYPIMIATIVGVREVDRTYQELFLSLRANFWQRLTRLELPGALPVMLGGLRLSLSLALIGAVVWEFVSNQKPGLGFLVNQARAYYQTPRQFAAIALLILLGVALYIGVTALERRVMQRRGRSVR; via the coding sequence GTGAGCATCCCCGAACCCGTCTCTATCGAAGCCGCCCCCATTCAACTGGAGGACGTAACCGTGCGCCTCGGCAGCGAAACCGTGCTGTCGGGCGTGACCTTGGATGTGCGGCGCGGCGAATTCTTGGCGATCATCGGCCCCAGCGGTGGCGGTAAAAGTACCCTGCTGCGCGTCATCGCGGGCCTGCTCAAGCCGCAATCCGGGCGGGTAGAGGTGTCGTCGGCCCCCGCGCTGGTGTTTCAGGATTACCGCCTGCTGCCTTGGCGCTCAGCGCTGCGGAATGTGCAACTGCCGCACGATCTGGGCGTGGGTGATCTGGGCAAGGAAGGCGGCCTCAGCGCCCGCGAAGCCCTGCATCTGGTGGGTATGGACGCCTACGCCGACTATTTTCCGGCGCAGTTGTCGGGCGGCATGCGGGCGCGGGTGGCGCTGGCACGGGCGTTGGCCCAAAGCGGCGATGTGCTGCTGCTGGACGAACCGTTTGCAGCTCTAGACGCATTGGTGCGCGAACGCTTCAACGCCGAGTTGCGCCATTTGCACGAAAAAACGGGCCGCACCACCGTGCTGGTCACGCATTCCATCCGCGAGGCTGCCACACTCGCTGACCGGGTGGCCGTGCTGAGAGACGGGCGCATCGTGGATATTCTGGACACCCGCACCAAAGCCGTGCCGCCCGCCCCCACCGTCACCGAGGGCCGCCTGCGCGACTTGCTGGGCACTGGAGACAGCACCCGCCTCCGCGCCGAGCGCCCGCCGCAGAGGCCCCGGTTTCCGTGGGCACCCGCCGCCGCGCTGTTGGTGGGTTTGGTGCTGTGGGAACTGGCTGCCCGCGCTATCGGGGTGCCGCTGCTGCTGCCCGCGCCCGCGCAAGTCTGGGCCGAGTTCCTCAAAACGCCCGCCGAATTTGCCGAAGCGGCGTGGGGCACGGCCCGGATCGCTCTTCTGGGCGCACTCTTGGGCAGCTTGGCAGGCATTCTGATCGGCTATCCACTGGGCAAACGGCCCGGTTTGGAGCGCCTGCTCAGTCCGTATGTCATCGCCTCGCAAAGTACGCCGATTGTGGTCATCGCCCCGCTGCTGATCACTTGGTTCGGCTTTACCCTCATTCCCGCCATCTTGGTCAGCGCCCTCAGTGCCCTGTATCCCATCATGATTGCCACCATCGTTGGGGTGCGCGAAGTTGACCGCACCTATCAGGAACTGTTTCTGAGCCTGCGGGCCAACTTCTGGCAACGCCTGACCCGGCTGGAACTCCCCGGAGCCTTGCCCGTCATGCTGGGCGGCCTGCGGTTGTCGCTGAGTCTCGCCCTCATCGGCGCGGTGGTCTGGGAATTTGTGAGCAACCAGAAACCGGGACTGGGCTTTTTGGTCAATCAGGCGCGGGCCTATTACCAAACGCCCCGGCAGTTTGCCGCCATTGCCCTACTGATTTTGCTGGGTGTGGCGCTGTACATAGGCGTCACGGCCCTAGAGCGCCGGGTCATGCAGCGGCGGGGCAGAAGTGTCAGGTAG
- a CDS encoding DMT family transporter, whose product MSVLPPARPAVALDSLSLAAILVTIVFWASSFAGIRAGLEAFSPGHLTLYRFLVASAALGTFALVTRIPLPPLSDLGRIALLSFSGITLYHICLNYGEVSVPAGTASLIIAAGPVITALLATRFGNERLNLVGWIGTLISFSGVALIVLGKGESVNFTQGALLILAAALFTSLYFVFQKPLLARMKPLHFTVWSLMLGTLPMLIFLPGFGSELARAPLAAHLAVIYIGLFPAALAYITWSFALSRVGANTTASFLYVSPVLAILIGWLWLNEVPGVISLVGGAISIAGVILVNTLGKPRKV is encoded by the coding sequence GTGAGCGTCCTCCCCCCTGCCCGCCCCGCTGTCGCCCTAGATTCGTTGTCGCTGGCCGCCATTCTGGTCACCATCGTGTTTTGGGCGTCGTCGTTCGCGGGCATTCGGGCGGGGCTGGAGGCCTTCTCGCCGGGGCATCTCACGCTGTACCGGTTTTTGGTGGCAAGTGCGGCGCTGGGCACTTTCGCGCTGGTCACGCGCATTCCGCTGCCGCCCCTGTCCGATCTGGGCCGCATCGCCTTGCTCAGTTTTTCGGGCATCACGCTGTATCACATTTGCCTGAATTACGGAGAAGTCAGCGTGCCCGCCGGAACCGCCAGCCTGATTATCGCGGCGGGGCCAGTGATTACGGCGCTGCTCGCTACGCGCTTTGGCAACGAGCGGCTGAATCTGGTGGGCTGGATCGGCACGCTGATCAGCTTTTCGGGCGTGGCCCTGATCGTGCTGGGCAAGGGCGAAAGCGTGAACTTTACGCAGGGCGCACTGCTGATCTTGGCCGCCGCGCTGTTTACCAGCCTGTATTTCGTGTTCCAAAAACCCCTGCTGGCCCGCATGAAACCGCTGCACTTCACGGTCTGGTCGCTGATGCTGGGCACCCTTCCCATGCTGATCTTCTTGCCCGGCTTCGGCTCCGAGTTGGCCCGCGCACCGCTGGCCGCGCACCTCGCCGTCATCTATATCGGGCTGTTTCCGGCGGCGCTGGCATACATCACGTGGTCATTCGCCCTATCGCGGGTGGGGGCCAATACCACCGCGTCATTCCTGTATGTCAGCCCGGTGCTGGCCATCCTGATCGGCTGGCTGTGGCTGAATGAAGTGCCGGGCGTCATCAGTCTGGTGGGCGGCGCGATTTCTATTGCGGGCGTGATCTTGGTGAATACGCTGGGCAAGCCGAGGAAAGTGTGA
- a CDS encoding isoprenyl transferase, which yields MSNDTDGKPKNSALTLALTTAQKGRSAARGALLWGYEQRLAREVKAHGKLPRHLGLILDGNRRFARAAGVQREVGHSFGADKAHEVLQWCLELGIPAATIWVLSTDNAGRDAVELAHILSLLEREARNLATDPRIHANRVRVRAIGQHQAFPAQVLDALKELEEKTAGYDGMRLNIAVGYGGREEIVDAVKLHLQAQAEAGMTLAEAAATLEPDHISAHLYTADTPDPDFIIRTSGEIRLSGFMLWQSVYSEYYFCDVYWPGFRRVDFLRALRDFQGRERRFGR from the coding sequence ATGAGCAACGATACGGACGGCAAACCGAAAAACAGCGCCCTCACGCTGGCCCTGACGACTGCCCAAAAGGGCCGGAGCGCGGCGCGTGGGGCTTTGCTGTGGGGCTACGAACAGCGTCTGGCACGCGAAGTAAAAGCGCATGGCAAGCTGCCGCGTCATCTCGGCCTGATCTTAGACGGCAACCGCCGATTCGCCCGCGCCGCCGGAGTTCAGCGCGAAGTGGGGCATTCCTTTGGGGCCGACAAAGCCCACGAAGTGTTGCAGTGGTGCCTAGAATTGGGCATTCCCGCCGCTACCATTTGGGTTCTCAGTACCGACAACGCCGGGCGCGACGCCGTGGAACTGGCCCATATTCTGAGTCTGCTGGAGCGCGAGGCCCGCAACCTCGCCACCGACCCGCGCATTCATGCCAACCGCGTGCGCGTGCGGGCCATCGGGCAGCATCAGGCGTTTCCGGCGCAGGTGCTGGACGCCCTGAAAGAACTGGAAGAAAAAACCGCTGGCTACGACGGCATGCGCCTGAATATCGCGGTGGGCTACGGGGGCCGGGAAGAAATCGTGGACGCCGTGAAGCTGCATCTGCAAGCACAGGCCGAAGCCGGAATGACGCTTGCTGAGGCCGCCGCCACGCTGGAACCCGATCACATCAGCGCCCACCTGTACACCGCCGACACGCCCGACCCTGACTTTATTATCCGTACCAGCGGCGAAATCCGGCTGTCGGGCTTTATGCTCTGGCAAAGCGTGTACAGCGAATATTATTTCTGCGACGTGTACTGGCCGGGATTCAGGCGGGTGGATTTTTTGCGTGCGTTGCGCGATTTTCAGGGGCGGGAGCGGCGGTTCGGGCGGTAA
- a CDS encoding MFS transporter encodes MNVRFSNQVWLFLAASFSFGISQAFAALFLNFYLRELGLGAEWQGVLNALPALTLALLALPAAGLARRIGNVRAIALGSVLGLVGAVVLASASGPLMAMLGAVVQGAGTAALIVAGSPFMAAHSTPQSRVTLFSVQSALMTGAGFLGNLLGGRVPELYAASTGGEPDGLGALRTALLVAAGLQALGLIPVLSLRPGQPAPASGGRTLAVEDRRTMTRLVTPNVLVGLGAGATIPFLNVFIEGKFNISYASLGTLFAWASLATAATALIQPWVVRHLGPLRAVLVVQISSLPFLALLGFAPELWIVTAALFTRGALMNATGPVYSAHAMTVLSARDRPLYSAVNVIGWNMGWAISSILAGVVRGALPFGTAFNVLFGWTLTMYAGSVLAIYLGLYRPARRAGTLEQKAAGGVGD; translated from the coding sequence ATGAACGTCCGATTTTCCAATCAGGTCTGGTTGTTCTTGGCCGCCAGCTTCAGCTTCGGCATTTCTCAGGCGTTCGCGGCGCTGTTTCTCAACTTCTACTTGCGGGAACTGGGGCTGGGGGCCGAGTGGCAAGGCGTCCTGAATGCGTTGCCCGCGCTGACGCTGGCGCTACTGGCACTTCCGGCGGCGGGGCTGGCACGCCGAATTGGCAACGTGCGGGCCATCGCGCTGGGCAGCGTACTGGGACTGGTGGGTGCAGTGGTGCTGGCCTCGGCGTCCGGCCCCCTGATGGCGATGCTGGGCGCAGTGGTGCAGGGGGCGGGCACGGCGGCCCTGATCGTGGCTGGATCGCCCTTTATGGCCGCGCATTCCACACCCCAGAGCCGCGTCACGCTGTTCAGTGTGCAAAGCGCCCTGATGACCGGAGCGGGGTTTTTGGGCAACCTGCTGGGCGGGCGTGTGCCGGAACTGTACGCCGCCAGCACCGGGGGTGAGCCGGACGGATTGGGCGCACTGCGGACGGCGCTGCTGGTGGCCGCAGGATTACAGGCATTGGGCCTGATTCCTGTACTCAGTCTGCGTCCGGGTCAGCCCGCGCCCGCTTCCGGGGGCCGCACCCTCGCCGTAGAAGACCGCCGCACCATGACCCGGCTGGTCACGCCCAACGTGTTGGTCGGGCTGGGCGCGGGGGCCACCATTCCCTTCCTGAACGTGTTTATCGAGGGCAAATTCAATATCAGCTATGCCAGCCTCGGCACGCTGTTCGCGTGGGCCAGCCTTGCCACCGCCGCCACCGCCCTGATTCAGCCGTGGGTGGTACGACACTTGGGGCCGCTGCGGGCCGTGTTGGTGGTACAAATCAGCAGTTTGCCTTTTCTGGCCCTGCTGGGATTCGCGCCTGAACTGTGGATCGTCACGGCGGCCCTGTTTACACGCGGCGCACTCATGAACGCCACTGGCCCGGTCTATTCGGCCCATGCCATGACCGTGCTGAGCGCAAGAGACCGCCCGCTCTATTCCGCTGTGAACGTGATCGGGTGGAACATGGGCTGGGCTATCAGCAGCATTCTGGCGGGCGTGGTGCGCGGGGCGCTGCCGTTTGGCACGGCCTTCAACGTGCTGTTTGGCTGGACACTGACCATGTACGCGGGCAGTGTGCTGGCAATTTATCTGGGGTTGTACCGTCCGGCACGGCGGGCAGGCACGCTGGAGCAGAAGGCGGCGGGGGGCGTGGGGGACTGA
- the nth gene encoding endonuclease III: MPPFPPPKTARPSVPQAKAAARLPAGAKARAPQVLATLQATYPDARTELNFSSPFELLVATVLSAQATDVSVNAATPALFARYPDAQAMSLAEPADLEPLIRTIGLYRGKARNLAALARLLLERHGGEVPNDFEAVVALPGAGRKTANVVLSNAYGYPAIAVDTHVGRLARRLGLSVQTNPDKVEADLGRLFPRDRWVFLHHALILHGRRVCTARKPDCPACPMRDFCPKIGVMQPETQL, from the coding sequence GTGCCGCCCTTTCCCCCTCCCAAGACGGCCCGCCCCTCCGTTCCTCAAGCCAAAGCGGCGGCGCGGCTGCCTGCCGGGGCCAAAGCCCGCGCTCCACAGGTATTGGCGACACTGCAAGCAACCTATCCCGACGCCCGCACCGAACTGAATTTTTCTAGCCCGTTTGAACTGTTGGTGGCCACGGTGCTCAGCGCACAGGCCACCGATGTCAGCGTGAATGCCGCCACGCCCGCCCTGTTTGCCCGCTACCCCGACGCGCAGGCCATGAGCTTGGCCGAACCCGCCGATTTGGAACCGCTGATTCGCACCATCGGGCTGTACCGGGGCAAGGCGCGAAACTTGGCGGCGCTGGCCCGCTTGCTGCTGGAGCGGCACGGCGGCGAGGTGCCCAACGACTTTGAGGCGGTGGTGGCGCTGCCGGGAGCGGGGCGCAAAACGGCCAATGTCGTCCTCAGCAATGCCTACGGTTACCCCGCCATTGCTGTGGATACCCATGTGGGGCGGCTGGCGCGGCGGCTGGGCCTGAGTGTGCAGACCAACCCCGACAAGGTAGAAGCCGATTTGGGGCGGCTGTTTCCGCGTGACCGCTGGGTGTTTTTGCACCACGCGCTGATTTTGCATGGGCGGCGGGTGTGTACGGCCCGCAAACCCGATTGCCCCGCCTGCCCCATGCGCGACTTCTGCCCCAAAATCGGTGTGATGCAGCCGGAAACCCAGCTATGA